The genomic interval gcattagaatgttcagttaagaacattctaatcacattctTGTGGTCTTAATGTGGTTAGCTGGGCatactgtatatctgtgtgtgtgtgtgtgtgtgtgtgatgggcaTGTTGGACAAACTGAAATCTGTCAATTGTAGAACTGAATAGAGGCCTTCAATGAAAAAACAGGgcagtattcattttttttaaaaagcatgtttttcttttataaatttTACACTGGAGAATCCCCTAAATATTCTATCAATAGTTTCCTGGTAATGCGGttgacaaaatattaataaaatattaggTGCAAAATTATGCAAACAAAAGCGATAACTTCATGCCCTTGCCCTTTTCAGCAGCGATAATTTCtaccaggggaaaaaaaggcttacAAGACAAGTCGTCAGAAGAGAGGAGGGCCGAGATGGGGATCTTGCCCTCCTTGTACATCGCCATCTTCTGGACAAAACGCTGCTTGACAGCATTCATCACAATCTTGTCACTGGCCATGTCTGAAACAAAgtgactgaaaataaactggCCCTAAAAGTAGTTCATATATATGCATTCTCCGGCTGTTGAATCACCATGATTcatttaaccctctgaagaacaagttttttggaatgtttttttttccaacattctaagtcagtgttctagaactccactgctttcagtccccagtggtgattgttacatcagcattagaatgctcagtgaagaacattctaatcgcatatttgtgaagGCACcgctttaaagggttaaagagaggagtttttttttccttacctGACTGAGAGCTGCTTTGTGACGTGTCAGTCTTTGCACCACCGCGTGAAGTGCCACTCTCCGCCGAGGAGCGcccagacagagagcaggactGCAGTGCTCCACGGTAGTCCCCACTGGGGGGGCTGAGAACGGACGGGTCCGAAGAATAATACCGCAAGTCTCCCAGACTGTCGTCGGACTCGCAGGGAGtctgagaggagggggggtccgGCCCCCAGGACCCCACGTGGGTCCCAGGCCCCTGCGAGCTCAGAGTCTGTGGAGGGGGCAGGCTGGAGAGGGAACTCACGGGGCAGTAGTATGTGTCCTCCTGAGGAACGAGCTTAGCCAGGCCATGCGTGATGGAATCCAGCGATtggaggagaggggcagggggaggggctggggaagGGGCAGTGGGCGGGGACTGATCAAGGAGCGTAGACGAGGCCTCATGTGTGGAAAACTCCAGACTGGAGAACTGGAGGCGAGAGTGGAGGTCTTCTATAATTTTATACACCTGTGAGACAGAAATGAACAGACTCACTCTTCCTGAACAATACCCATAGCcttacagacaaacagaaacataaatttATGTCTATGTATGTAGCACTTTCCATAAAAAAGGCAGTTGAGGACTGtagaaattacatttacattacattacagccatttagtagtagtatccagagcgactcacaaaACCTTctcatagcatttacattgcatccatttatacagctggatatatgctgaagcaatgcaggttaagcaccttgctcaagggtataaacgacagtgtccaacctgggaatcaagcctgcaacctttaggttacaagaccagctcctgaCCCATTATACGACACTGCCTCTAGTGTAAACACTTCAGGCCCTCTGGGCATCTCCCACTCACATCTATCATAGGCGGTCGTTTCTTTTTCCTGCGATCCAGACAGCGGCAGGCGAGCGAGGAGAGATTGAGGGACCACTGGGACGCTGCGGGGGCCAGCTGGGGGTCCAGGTGCTTCTTCGATATGTGCTTGGCCGCGGATGACGGGAGACACCCCAGGGAAGACGCCGTACTTccgccttcctcttcctccttctcctcctctccctcgctaACGAGATCTTTCTGTGGGAAAGAGACGTGGCATCTACGTCAGAGCTTTTCTGGGCTGAACATGTTCTGTGAGCTGTATTCTTCACTGCCATTTCCAATTGTGtcaatgtgtacatgtatgttaaTGTTATGCGCCACAAGTATCATGTGATGTGGCATTTATATGCGGAAGAGGAAGTGCACCGTATTGACCGGACATGGATCCAGGGTGGATTGAAACGTGATCTATCTGTTAGTAAATGGTGAAATGCAGCTTTTTCGCGTGGGATTTTTGTTCAATGCGACCATCTGTTTCactatatattacattacaggcatttcgcagatgctcttatccaggatGACGTAcacaactattttttttttttttacattgcatccatttatacagctggatatacactgaagcactgcaggttatgcaccttgctcaggggtacaacagcagtgtcctacccgggaattgtACTTTGAAGGTTACatgaccagttccttacccattatataATACTGCCTACTTTACATTGAATTAAGTGCACATGCAAATGTAGGCCAGCTATTGGCAGTGATAACCTCTGTCAGTGACTCCCTACCCATCTGACACAGCACAAATAACTTCCTGTGTTTCAGTCATGTGATCAGTTCTTCACAGCACATACAACTGTTCCTGTGTTTCAGTCATGTGATCAGTTCTTCACAGAACATACAACTCTTCCTGTGTTTCAGTCATGTGATCAGTTCTTCACAGCTCAGATAACGCTTCCTGTGTTTCAGTCATGTGATCAGTTATTCACAGCACAGATAACTCTTCCTGTGTTTCAGTCATGTGATCAGCTCTTACCAGGTAAACCGTTCTGGATTGGCTGTCCGTTTCCAAGGCCCTGCGGCCCGTCAGCACTTCCAGGATGACCTGAAGGGTTAAAGACACACAAATCATACTGATATTAATACAGCTTTGTGTGCAAAGCGGATATTAAAACCTTGCAACCCCAGGGCTCTATGTTAGTAgaattttttggctggaccgcaacagcggggccagccctacaaacgtgaatgtctgtgacttagtcactgagtgatgaagttacaccattggtcggccgagttatgaagttacaccattggtcggccggatgaagtgtattaggtccagccatatactaggttttgacctagTCTtgttttccaaggagcacatgtgcatCCTAAGTTTAAACATTTAGGGACGCACTAATGCACCCCCCATTAGTAGACGtcctcctaaattatttttacaggtatcacacatcaatttttcaggagcaaatgctcctaaaatggagGCACAGTAGAGTCACGTACAGCATGACAACGCTGTTTCACCAATTTACATCATCCAATAAACAGATAACCTGAATCATCCATTCAGCAACGGTGTAAATTATTCATTAGCAAGAGAGTGCCAGATTCCGAACATCTGGCACAGGAACATCTGGAAATACAGGCACAGGTAAATCTTCATCTGACACGGTTAATTCATCAATGAACACCGATaatgcagggctgctgggtggctcatccggtTAAGGCACAGTTTCAATGGCATGAATGGGCCCCTACGGTTCGGGTTCGAGCCTGGACCCTGCCAGAGCGGTCCGTTACCAGCAGCCCGGCAGAGCGAAACACAAAGTGACCCCTGACGGTCGACCGGGCGTTCGCGAAGTCCGCCTGTCAGGCTGCATGCGGGACGTCTGCCTCCTACTCTTGTCTGTGCAAAGCCCACCTCACGAACTGCAGCGTAAACAGACGTGGCAGCGTCCATCATGGGCTCTGGAGGAGAGCTCATTGTATTTATCACCCCGTATCCCCTTATTACTGATGACTGGGCCAGGGCTACCAATTAACTATCAACAATTACACCAGTGTCATGTTACACAGAAGCACGATGATTAGTGGTCTCAGCGCTATTCAACACCCAAAAGCTATGTCAATTTGTCGCAAAGTACGAAACACCACTGATTTATTTTCCTTGCAAGCAGAAACGAATTGTGACACgctgttttattgcttttggCTCTGTAACCCAGCTGCGTTGAATCTAAAAATCAAATCATGAATATGAGGCTAAAGTGCAGACCGTCGGCTTTAATTCCAgcgcatttacatccatatcaggtgaaccacgcaggaattacagccctctTCATAGACAGCTCCCCTTCCATTTTGAGGGGACCAAAGGTATttggacagttggctgctcagaTGTTTCTTGGCCAGTAGTGCGCTGTTGCAGCATTGATTTATGCACAGGAAAGCAAACAGAAGGTCTACATTGTATGTGTGGAGTTTACATACGTCTGTTGCTGTTATCTCTCaacatgaggctgaaaaatgaTCTGCCAaatagagaaaaagaaaaaccccttttctgCCATCGAACAGACCAAGAACGCTCCCCAGGATGCAGACAGAGATGTGTGATCAAGTACCATAAAGAGACAACTGCAGAAGCATAACCCCAAGAGGGTTCGCCACAAGACGCAAACTATTGTTatgcctcaagaacagaatggctaaaaaaaaaaagtacatacaaaaaaaatggtagaattccatagcaaagTCTTATCGCCAGACCAGACGATTAAGAATTGGTTTGATTATTGATAATTAGCaggtaaataaatgttttacacgTTCTTAACTTTTGTGTGTAAGTGGCACCGCAGTGAAAAAGCTTGGAATTGTTCCACAGCGGGTAAAccctttattttcttctccttcaACACGTTCAGTGTTCCGCCCCTTTAACGTAACACTATGACTTCTAACTTAGTGCATCCGGTCATTTTCTCCACATACAAGCCTTCACGGTACAGTAGTGGTATTGAAAGCCGACGTTTTCTGGATGTTTCAGCCTCCTGAACATTTCGGCTGAAACTGAGTGTGAGCCAAAGTCTGCTCACTttgttcctgtctgtctgtcattcccagaatgcattgtgaAGATGGTAACACCATTCCACCCGATAACACAGCCAGCCCATCTGCTAGAAAGGTGTAAATCCAAATTCTGCACAGTCTGGCGCCCATCAGCTTAGCATACAAACAGTGATCAATCTACAGCTTCAGACCACCTCAGACTACACGTCACATTAAAATCGTTTAAGGTCGTCAGTGTCACACTAGACGATTAGCTCCTGGAATGTCGTGGTCACCAGACAGGACACGCTACACATTTGACACTCACGACCgcggacggggggggagggggggggggggggagacgggggggaaTCGGGAGGAATGAGCAGAAAGAAATTCTGACACGCTAGAGTTTCTGTCGAGGCGTCGTCAGGCGTCCCAGATGGAGCATCGTTCATCTTCCACCCCTACGCACTATACGGGATAAAACGACCAACTGTCACCCCTGACACTCAGCGTCATTCACACCTGTACCCACACTCAGCGTCATTCCCACCTCGTCACCCGACTCACTCAGTCGACTCACTTCACCCCGACCCACTCATTCCGACTGTCACCCGCACTCACCATCCGAACCTCACTGCACCCGACTCCGTCATTCCCGACACTCACTGTCACCCCCGACACTCAGTGTCATTCCCGACGCCCGGCGCTGATCAGATCAGGCCCATTATCGTGTAGTCTAGGGGGGCCGTTAGCTAAGAATGCGGAATCTGCGCATGCATCAGGTGATAGTGAATGACTTGAAACCACATCCAACAGCATTTTTAAagttatctgtgtgtgtgtgtgtgtgtgtgtgtgtgtgcgcgtgtgtctgtatgtgtacgggcgtgcgtgtgtgtgcgtctgcacgtgcatgtttgtgtgtgtgtgtgagcatgtgcgcgcgcatgcctgtctgtgtgagcacacactcaccactccGAAGCTGTAGGTATCGATCTCCACTCCCAGCTCTCCTTTCTTCACGTACTCGTCGGGCAGGTACGCCAGCGTCCCGCGCACCGTCTTGGTCTGCGCCACGCTGGACGTCTTCCCCGCCGTCCTGCGGGGGCTCTGGTAGAAGCGAGCTAGCCCAAAGTCCCCCAGTTTGGGCTCCAGGTGGTCCCCCAGGAGGATGTTAGAGCtgagggagggcaggagagggTGAGATGTGGTTTTGTACAGGAATCGCCCAGTCAGTGTACCCTTACTACAGACACCAAACAATGAGGCAATCAACAAGTACTTTAgccttatatttagacttaatcTTATTTCTAtaacttttcatttaaatacgattgccaatgaggtgagacagcttgactcatttcaagatttgaaGTCTTattcaaatacagaaatatggAAAATCCAGTCCGAAGAACAGGACCCCCAGTGCTCCAGTCCGAGGACCAGGGACCTTCGGGAAGGACTCACCTCTTCACATCGCCGTGGATGAGCGGCGGGCAACTCGAGTGCAGGAACTGGATGGCTCTCGCTGACCCAAGCAGTACACTAACACGCTCCGTCCAGGAGAGGGCAGCACTGCTCTGAAAAATCACATACCAGCAAAGGTATTTAATCACATACCAAGATATACTGACAAAATATGaataccattttttttatttattgaaaacaatactctccaggaccaggattgtgCACCACTGCTATACGAGGTCAAAATGATTGCGTGAcgatattttcagttttcaaaagGCCACAACGCAGTTTCTGCGGTCACGACGACGTGCTGCACGACGCGCGTGGTGAGCCGAGCGGCTTGTTTACCGGGCCGTGGAGCCGGTCGTCCAGGCAGCCGTTGGACAAGAACGGGTACAGCAAACagtgctcccctccccccacgcagTAACCCGCAAACTCCACAATGTTGGGGTGCCGGTACCTGCAGGGAAAAGAACGCAGTCCGTCAAACATAGCTTACATACTTGTCAAAGATTTTGCAGCATTGTATGGATCTTTACTACGGTATCGTTTCAGCAATATAGTAAGCCTAATCAATTTACTATGAAAGcgcattaattattattatgaattagctattattattaatgtaggCCTACGTATTTTAACAATATTGCCAAACGCTGCGAGAAACAAAATGTACGCAGATTCTGGAATGCGTCGGGATCAAGGATTCCTgtccttgtcagttgttgcaatcagatgtttgaCGGCCCCAGTCAACAGCGTTGCTAACCCGCACTCTTTATTCCCCCAGTACGCTAACAGACGAGCCAAAACAAActttcaaagaaataaaaacggaCATACGGTAACCgcgttttattattttagtaaagcaatttgagcatgctctgtttctaACAACCTTCTGCTAAAAGCCATAGAGCATTCTTTTTCGTGACTGAATGAAGATaaaatgcaccagcctatcaatgtATTTCACTCAAAGGCCGTTTGTTCCAAGCAGCTGGCAACTGCCCACTGATTTCTTGAAACTTGCATCTGTTAGCGTTGCTATAGTTGCGAATTACATGTCAGCCGTTTCCcatttattaatacattttgaaaaatgtattttaaaaaaactctgATTTCTCCCCCGTTCTCCATGATTTTCCACAACTTTTCTGAGACTGCTTCACGACTTCAGCCAATTTTTCCTGTGAGAAACACCCAGCCTTCGTCATTATTTCACCATCTTTAAAACTGTAAAGCTAGCGGCTCCCGTGTGGAAGATCTACCCAGCCAAGGAAATCATCCTCTGAGCAACGATTTATCCTCACACCCCAATTACAATCCAAACCACGACAGTAGCCAACTGTGGCTGGGAGTTTCGTGTGGCGAAACATAACCGGTCACGGTGTAGCATGGGCACAGTCGGGACTGATACTTGGCAGGTACTAATTTGGCAGATGAAAATGTGCAAATCAGCTTACAAACACAAttatgggggggaaaaaagaccaaagcaaatgacaaaggaaattacaggcaGCAGAACAGAAGATGGCGGTGCCAGGATAGAGAAGAGGGCAGGGCCAGGGTAGACAAGAGGGTGGGGCCAGTGTCGagaagtgggcgtggccagggtagagaaggggcggggccagtttAGACAAGCGGGCGGGGCCAGGGTAGACaagagggcggggccagtgTAGAGAAGAAGGTGGGGTCAGAGTAGAGAAGAGAGTGGGGCCAGGGTAGAGAAGAAGGTGGGACCAAGGTAGAGAAGAGAGTGGGGCCAGGGTAGAGAAGAAGGTGGGACCAAGGTAGAGAATAAGGTGGGGCCAGTGTAGAGAAGAGGGCAGGGCCAGGGTAGAGAAGAATGTGGGGCCAAGGTAGAGAAGAGGACGGAGCCAGGGTACAGAAGAGGGTGGGTCCAGGGTAGAGAAGAGGGCGGGTCCAGGGTAGAGAAGAGGGCGGAGCCAGGGTACAGAAGAGGGTGGGGCCAGTGTAGAGAAGAGGGCAGGGCCAGGTAGAGAAGAATGTGGGGCCAAGGTAGAGAAGAGGGCGGAGCCAGGGTACAGAAGAGGGTGGGTCCAGGGTAGAGAAGAGGGCGGGTCCAGGGTAGAGAAGAGGGCGGAGCCAGGGTACAGAAGAGGGTGGGGCCAGGGTAGAGAAGAGGGTGGGGCCAGAGTAGAGAAGAGTGTGGGGACATAGGCATGgggcaattccagtcctggagggccagcgTGCTTTTGTTTCTACCAATTGCTCTGGCCAAATGAGCTAACAGCCCTTGGCCGTCATTCATGCAcctatcaagaaatgtagctatgCAAATGTTAAGGCTCATTACATAATGAGGGCCAGAAGTTGGCACGAAAAgcagaaacagatatggcccCCTCGTTTTCCACTTCCGCCTTCCTTTTTTgaagtgaaactttttttttaagcacagaGGCACCAAAGGTACAAAAGAAGACCCTGAAAAATCCCAAGTTAGAATAAGAGAGAAGTTGGAACAGAGACAAAATGTGTCACACGAACATGAAAAACCATTCAGTGAAACGTTAAATGAGGACAGAAGCGAAGAAAAAGGTCCTCCACCCCCAAACGACAGACAGCGCTCTTACTGCGAAAGCTTCTCCACCTCGGTCCGGAAGCTCTCCCTCATCAACGGCCAGTTCAGCCGCGAGTCCTGATGAACAATAAGATCAAACGTAcgattactattattattattattattattattattacaggcatttagcggacactcttatccagagcgactgacAACTCATTGCTCAGCAGACCGGCGAGACACAGCTCACATGAAAAAAGCCTGGCTCACAGCGCTTCTGTAACACTTTCAACCACACCGACAAGCAAACCTGAGACTTCAAGTAGCTACGCTGAACGCCTTGGGTACAACAAAGAAAAGTCTAGAAGAGACTCCTGCCAGAAGTGACGcgcatttaacagaaaacataaGACACGGATAACATGCAATACCACCTAGCCGCACCGCTAATACCAGGAATGGCCAGATCGTAGTGAACAAAACCAGAATCACAGCAATgacttctgggaaaaaaatataaaaattcccAGATGGAATGGTGAATATGTAGTTTTGTGATGTAACGTACTGGCATGTTTCAGTGCTTAAATGAATCATTAAGCAGTTTTTCTGAAGCGAATAAAATTCACCATTAATAAAGGTAAAACTTTAAATGACAGGCCTCTCTGCTCTAGACCGCGGGTTTTCAACACGGGGGCAGTGGGCCCCTGGggggggtccttgaaggtactgcAGGGGGTCCCAGGCTGGACCTGATCGGCCAGTGGTACCcagctctgttcctggagatctaccatcctgtagattttcatttcaaccataatttgtaACACCTcattccactaattagcagctcaatgagatctctagctgttgaatgaggtgtgctttgttacggttggagtgaaaacctacggggatggtagatgtccaggaacagggttgctTACCACTGTGATAGGCAATGGCTATATACACaattgggaaaatatttcaaaatataaaggctttttgcattttttaaaatgtaatccttTTTTATCTTATGATGGGGGCCCCTGGATGCATCTGAGCCTGGGTGAGGGATCGCTGGATCAGAAATAGCAGTACAGTTTATATTCCTGTACCATTATGTGATTTGCAGACCCTCACCTGCTTCAGCCTCTTCACAGCGTATTCAGTGTTCCTCAGGGTGGCCCGGTACACCCGACCAAACCCCCCCTCTCCAATCTGCAGTGCTTCCGTGAAATTGTTCGTCCCACGCTGCACCTCTTCAAATGGCCAGCACATGGCATTGTGGGACTGGAGGATATTCTTGCCAGGTGTGTTGGACAAGCACGCAGACTGGAAGATAAAATTTcagcaagattttttttaaatttactgttTCTATAACGTTCACTATGTGAATAAATGATAAGATTTTGTCGATAACTTGCATATCTTTGGAGTTCTAACCAACCATTACTCATTATAAATTTATAAACGtaaatttaaaaccaaaatataaaaccaataTAAATTTATTTCGAGCTGATTTCACAGTAGCTTTCACAGTAATGCAGTGGAGGAAAATACCTGAGGAGCTGTGATGGATTCCATCTTCTCCCTGGACTCCAAACCCGAAGGAGGAGGGCCTGGTTTTGGCAGAGGCTtgggtgctttaaaaaaaagaaaaagggagagcaatggattttttatattacattgcaggcatttagcagacactcttatccagagtgacttacacaccttttcacactgcatttacattgcatccatttatgcagctggatatatactgaagcagcgCAGGTTAAGCACCTGGCTCAGGAGTGCAAAGGACTCTCATCAAGCTCATtcaggaaacagaaaatatgttcCGTCTGCCACTCCAGATAACACCTTCAAATACCACCCAACGGCACTCTGTACAAGTTAACCATGGAAATTTAGTCAAGCAGtggctaaatagctagctagctctgcTACATGGTGAAAACACGGTCAGCAGACGCACTACCTCTGTCGATGAATGGCCTGGTTTCCTGATTATCCTCCAGGTTTTCTTTTGACGGCGAAGGGGGAAAACTCTTACAAGATATGTACACCTAGAATGGCAATCAAGGTGAATAGTCCTACAAGTTACCCACAATTATACTAGACTAGACTAGAGAAGGTAAACTAGTAAACCACAAAAAAGCTGAATGTATAACATTGCAATCACATGACCGACGAGACATTCAATCTGAAACGAGACCAAATTTTAACACTTCAAGTTCAGATATTTGAACATcaaattttcttgttttttactTCCAATATTTTTCCACACATTTCTTGATCACAAAAAATGGTGGTGGTCTTTGCGGcaatatataaagtatattaAAGTAGCCAAAGGGACCTTTTTCTCCTTGATGTGTGCAATTCTCCATGAATATTTTGTGAACAATATGTTCAACTGGTAAAGCTACTGgctgtaaaataacattttatggataaacaaaaaaaaaaaacgaataagtTTTATATGATATTTTGATAGGCTGGGCCTTCATAATTAGTTATAATTATGTACTATGCACACATCACATATACATTAGCTTATAGCATACCTATAGCATTATTATTACAAGAATGAAGATATTTATACCAAACACTTCTGTTCAATTTTTAACTCAAACTTACGTTGTTACTTGCCATCTCTGGAGAGGGGCGTACAGGACTCCctagaccaaaaaaaaaaattttatattacattttttccaagaacattgccaagacatttttgtaaatgtaattggCAGTTTCAGCAGTAGCACAGAGTGGATTTTATTTGTCACAAAGACTTGATGGCCAATTGGTCACCGCCTCGGTGTAGAAACTACACTTGTGTTTCAGCTCCATATCCACCCTTtaaagtgtgaggtcacaaacatgtgattagaatgctcttaactgaacattctaatgctgatgtcacaatcaccactggtaactgaaagcagtggagttctagaacaccgacttaagagtttctttggggggggaaaaaaaacattccaaaaaaatctgAAGGGTCAGTACAGCcgacagcacccccccccccccctccccccccgcccccgagcctAGTAATGCGCGACTCACAGCGGAGGATGATGTCTCGAGCTCTCAGCAGCTGGAGCTCGGCGAGGAGGCTCAGCAGCTCCCCGACCGTGCCGTTCCGGTCGCCCCACAGCTGCATCACCACGTCCGTCCGCCGCTCCTTCCGCGCCGACTGACGCAGGTCCGTCTGGTCCCTGACCACGCGGgaggctgggaaaaaaaacgcgTCGCGCAGAGAAGAGACCCTTCAGTGTCAGGACACAACTGAGTCCCACGCCACAGGAAGAGCACATGGAAGAATCTGACATGGAGGGATCAGTTCAGGGACACGTTGAGGAAGCACTGGAGCCAACATGGCGGTCATCAGATCATTCAATCCAACACGTCACCAATCAATGGCTCTTTCTGCAATCAGTTTAAAAACCTAGTAAATCACTATTCAGCAATTGCCTACGAGTCACTCCTTAATCTATTAACCCAGTGTCCCTATAGTCCGGGGCACGGAGTGGCACATGACGTATTACAGCAGCACTGATGGAGACACACTGACAGATGGTGTGAGAAAGCAATTGGCTGTCTGGCCAGCCTAATAAGCTGTGATCAACACACTCGACGAGCAGCCAAGCTGAGACAGCACCACAAGGGACTCTGGATAAAATTAGACCGAATGggataaaatacagaaataaataaaatttaataattaatagcCCAGCCAGAAGCCGTGCACTCTTCGCACGACAACCTTGCTGAAGCTGAATAGGTATGCGCATTGGTTGCTATCAGAACGTGGGACATTCTGGGCAAACTAAGACACAGGTGTTGTtgagccagtagggggcactcttccctcCACACCAAACAGAGGCACAATAATGCCCCCGCCACATTAATGGGGCTATTGTGCATGCACTGGATGAGACATTCGGCGGCAGCCCCCTGACTCATTGTGGTCACCACCCTGGAACTTCCACCACAAAACAACACTAA from Anguilla rostrata isolate EN2019 chromosome 11, ASM1855537v3, whole genome shotgun sequence carries:
- the irak1 gene encoding interleukin-1 receptor-associated kinase 1 isoform X1, which codes for MSDWNIENEYLYKLPPAILYEFNKVMDCLPNSDWDRFASRVVRDQTDLRQSARKERRTDVVMQLWGDRNGTVGELLSLLAELQLLRARDIILRWSPVRPSPEMASNNVYISCKSFPPSPSKENLEDNQETRPFIDRGTPKPLPKPGPPPSGLESREKMESITAPQSACLSNTPGKNILQSHNAMCWPFEEVQRGTNNFTEALQIGEGGFGRVYRATLRNTEYAVKRLKQDSRLNWPLMRESFRTEVEKLSQYRHPNIVEFAGYCVGGGEHCLLYPFLSNGCLDDRLHGPSSAALSWTERVSVLLGSARAIQFLHSSCPPLIHGDVKSSNILLGDHLEPKLGDFGLARFYQSPRRTAGKTSSVAQTKTVRGTLAYLPDEYVKKGELGVEIDTYSFGVVILEVLTGRRALETDSQSRTVYLKDLVSEGEEEKEEEEGGSTASSLGCLPSSAAKHISKKHLDPQLAPAASQWSLNLSSLACRCLDRRKKKRPPMIDVYKIIEDLHSRLQFSSLEFSTHEASSTLLDQSPPTAPSPAPPPAPLLQSLDSITHGLAKLVPQEDTYYCPVSSLSSLPPPQTLSSQGPGTHVGSWGPDPPSSQTPCESDDSLGDLRYYSSDPSVLSPPSGDYRGALQSCSLSGRSSAESGTSRGGAKTDTSQSSSQSDMASDKIVMNAVKQRFVQKMAMYKEGKIPISALLSSDDLSCGDASNKSQEPEESEFECSPGEAFGTNNSKKT
- the irak1 gene encoding interleukin-1 receptor-associated kinase 1 isoform X2, with protein sequence MSDWNIENEYLYKLPPAILYEFNKVMDCLPNSDWDRFASRVVRDQTDLRQSARKERRTDVVMQLWGDRNGTVGELLSLLAELQLLRARDIILRWSPVRPSPEMASNNVYISCKSFPPSPSKENLEDNQETRPFIDRAPKPLPKPGPPPSGLESREKMESITAPQSACLSNTPGKNILQSHNAMCWPFEEVQRGTNNFTEALQIGEGGFGRVYRATLRNTEYAVKRLKQDSRLNWPLMRESFRTEVEKLSQYRHPNIVEFAGYCVGGGEHCLLYPFLSNGCLDDRLHGPSSAALSWTERVSVLLGSARAIQFLHSSCPPLIHGDVKSSNILLGDHLEPKLGDFGLARFYQSPRRTAGKTSSVAQTKTVRGTLAYLPDEYVKKGELGVEIDTYSFGVVILEVLTGRRALETDSQSRTVYLKDLVSEGEEEKEEEEGGSTASSLGCLPSSAAKHISKKHLDPQLAPAASQWSLNLSSLACRCLDRRKKKRPPMIDVYKIIEDLHSRLQFSSLEFSTHEASSTLLDQSPPTAPSPAPPPAPLLQSLDSITHGLAKLVPQEDTYYCPVSSLSSLPPPQTLSSQGPGTHVGSWGPDPPSSQTPCESDDSLGDLRYYSSDPSVLSPPSGDYRGALQSCSLSGRSSAESGTSRGGAKTDTSQSSSQSDMASDKIVMNAVKQRFVQKMAMYKEGKIPISALLSSDDLSCGDASNKSQEPEESEFECSPGEAFGTNNSKKT
- the irak1 gene encoding interleukin-1 receptor-associated kinase 1 isoform X3 — translated: MSDWNIENEYLYKLPPAILYEFNKVMDCLPNSDWDRFASRVVRDQTDLRQSARKERRTDVVMQLWGDRNGTVGELLSLLAELQLLRARDIILRWSPVRPSPEMASNNVYISCKSFPPSPSKENLEDNQETRPFIDRGTPKPLPKPGPPPSGLESREKMESITAPQSACLSNTPGKNILQSHNAMCWPFEEVQRGTNNFTEALQIGEGGFGRVYRATLRNTEYAVKRLKQDSRLNWPLMRESFRTEVEKLSQYRHPNIVEFAGYCVGGGEHCLLYPFLSNGCLDDRLHGPSSAALSWTERVSVLLGSARAIQFLHSSCPPLIHGDVKSSNILLGDHLEPKLGDFGLARFYQSPRRTAGKTSSVAQTKTVRGTLAYLPDEYVKKGELGVEIDTYSFGVVILEVLTGRRALETDSQSRTVYLKDLVSEGEEEKEEEEGGSTASSLGCLPSSAAKHISKKHLDPQLAPAASQWSLNLSSLACRCLDRRKKKRPPMIDVYKIIEDLHSRLQFSSLEFSTHEASSTLLDQSPPTAPSPAPPPAPLLQSLDSITHGLAKLVPQEDTYYCPVSSLSSLPPPQTLSSQGPGTHVGSWGPDPPSSQTPCESDDSLGDLRYYSSDPSVLSPPSGDYRGALQSCSLSGRSSAESGTSRGGAKTDTSQSSSQSGGDASNKSQEPEESEFECSPGEAFGTNNSKKT